A genomic stretch from Streptomyces sp. QL37 includes:
- a CDS encoding DUF402 domain-containing protein — translation MTATEAGTGAGTGAGAGDGGRWSPGDRILWRYRGNGRPGDGEGQAVHICRPVTVVQDTDELLAVWMASGTECVRPVLADGTQVHAEPLATRYTRPRTTVRSRWFGSGVLKLARPGDPWSVWLFWDRGWLFRNWYVNLEEPRSRWSGGVDSQDHFLDISVRPDHSWEWLDEDEFAQAQRVGLMDEATARRVREAGLAAVEVIQRWGAPFSDGWEHWRPDPRWQVPPLPDDWDRSPAPTPS, via the coding sequence ATGACAGCGACGGAAGCGGGCACGGGAGCGGGCACCGGGGCGGGTGCGGGAGACGGCGGGCGCTGGTCGCCGGGGGACCGGATCCTCTGGCGGTACCGGGGCAACGGAAGGCCGGGCGACGGTGAGGGGCAGGCCGTCCACATCTGCCGGCCGGTCACCGTCGTCCAGGACACCGACGAGTTGCTGGCCGTGTGGATGGCGTCCGGCACCGAGTGCGTGAGGCCGGTCCTCGCCGACGGCACCCAGGTGCACGCCGAGCCGCTCGCCACTCGCTACACACGCCCGCGCACCACTGTGCGGTCCCGGTGGTTCGGCTCGGGTGTGCTGAAGCTCGCCAGACCGGGCGACCCCTGGTCGGTCTGGCTGTTCTGGGACCGCGGCTGGCTCTTCCGCAACTGGTACGTCAACCTTGAGGAGCCGCGCTCACGCTGGTCGGGCGGGGTGGATTCGCAGGACCACTTCCTCGACATCTCGGTGCGTCCCGACCACAGCTGGGAGTGGCTCGACGAGGACGAGTTCGCGCAGGCGCAGCGGGTCGGGCTGATGGACGAGGCCACCGCCCGGCGGGTGCGCGAGGCGGGGCTGGCGGCCGTGGAGGTGATCCAGCGCTGGGGCGCGCCGTTCAGCGACGGCTGGGAGCACTGGCGGCCCGACCCCAGGTGGCAGGTCCCCCCGCTGCCTGATGACTGGGACCGCTCCCCCGCCCCCACGCCGTCGTGA
- a CDS encoding transglycosylase domain-containing protein — protein MGRADARRAQGRGARRADRSGGIRRLFTWRKILGTFFGLCLLAMGVFAALYVYVDVPEANAQAQKQSNVYKYSDGTLLARSNSEVNREIVDLDVVPKAVQHSFVAAENKSFYRDQGVDLKGTARGLFNTLSGKGKQGGSTITQQYVKNYYLTQDQTVTRKLKELVISLKVDQRMEKDDILAGYLNTVYYGRGASGIQAAAQAYYGVDAKDLDTAQGAYLAALLQAPSQYDWANATPGGKKLVKERWAYTLNNMVDEGWLDKAERDKMTFPVPDAPKAAPGMEGQTGYLVEAANDEMKRQGVTEEELDAGGWTVTLNIDKKRQKQLEKSVADQLENQLDRKNSKVDATVQAGATSVDPKTGKVVALYGGVGATEHYISNATRQDYQPASTFKPLVLASALENESVTQDGNLIGLNTVYDGTSKRPVVGSDTPFAPQNEDDISYDSPTVQRAMDKSINSVFAQMVVDVGPSAVKRTALDMGVPDKNFPERPAITLGTMNASTWDMAGVYATLDNHGKKVTPTIVKSAEHRDRTMEPVDGVGGQAISRASADTVTKALTEVVDIGSGREANTSAYDAAGKTGTSEDNKAAWFAAYTPELTTAVALFGESTADGGGQVSLTGTANSGRANGGGFPAKIWADYTLGALGGGSDATFDLQGVEEGETPVTETPSATPSETEEPSETPSEEPETPSETPSETPSEESPPAETPSETPSGSPSGSPSTTKDPEDGDRPPGERPGGEDLLGQ, from the coding sequence ATGGGTCGAGCGGATGCGCGACGAGCCCAGGGGCGGGGAGCGCGCCGGGCCGACCGGAGCGGCGGCATACGCCGGCTCTTCACCTGGCGGAAGATCCTGGGCACCTTCTTCGGTCTCTGCCTGCTCGCGATGGGCGTCTTCGCGGCCCTCTACGTCTACGTGGACGTGCCTGAGGCCAACGCCCAGGCCCAGAAGCAGAGCAACGTCTACAAGTACAGCGACGGCACACTCCTCGCCCGGAGCAACTCCGAGGTCAACCGGGAGATAGTCGACCTGGACGTCGTGCCGAAGGCGGTCCAGCACTCCTTCGTCGCCGCCGAGAACAAGTCCTTCTACCGGGACCAGGGCGTCGACCTCAAGGGCACCGCACGCGGCCTGTTCAACACCCTCTCCGGCAAGGGCAAGCAGGGTGGCTCCACGATCACCCAGCAGTACGTGAAGAACTACTACCTCACGCAGGACCAGACGGTCACCCGCAAGCTCAAGGAGCTGGTGATCTCCCTCAAGGTCGACCAGCGCATGGAGAAGGACGACATCCTCGCCGGGTACCTCAACACGGTCTACTACGGACGCGGCGCGAGCGGCATCCAGGCGGCGGCGCAGGCCTACTACGGCGTCGACGCCAAGGATCTCGACACCGCCCAGGGCGCCTATCTCGCGGCCCTGCTCCAGGCCCCCAGCCAGTACGACTGGGCGAACGCCACCCCCGGTGGCAAGAAGCTCGTCAAGGAACGCTGGGCCTACACGCTGAACAACATGGTGGACGAGGGCTGGCTGGACAAGGCCGAGCGGGACAAGATGACCTTCCCCGTCCCGGACGCGCCCAAGGCGGCCCCCGGCATGGAGGGTCAGACCGGCTACCTCGTCGAGGCCGCGAACGACGAGATGAAGCGGCAGGGCGTCACCGAGGAGGAGCTGGACGCCGGCGGCTGGACGGTCACCCTCAACATCGACAAGAAGCGGCAGAAGCAGCTGGAGAAGTCGGTCGCCGATCAGCTGGAGAACCAGCTCGACCGCAAGAACAGCAAGGTCGACGCGACCGTCCAGGCCGGCGCCACCTCCGTGGACCCGAAGACGGGCAAGGTGGTCGCGCTGTACGGCGGTGTCGGCGCGACGGAGCACTACATCTCCAACGCCACCCGCCAGGACTACCAGCCGGCCTCCACCTTCAAGCCGCTGGTGCTCGCCTCCGCCCTGGAGAACGAGTCGGTCACCCAGGACGGCAACCTGATCGGCCTGAACACGGTCTACGACGGCACCAGCAAGCGCCCGGTCGTCGGCAGCGACACCCCGTTCGCCCCGCAGAACGAGGACGACATCAGCTACGACAGTCCGACCGTCCAGAGGGCGATGGACAAGTCGATCAACTCCGTCTTCGCGCAGATGGTCGTCGACGTCGGCCCGAGCGCCGTGAAGAGGACCGCGCTGGACATGGGCGTGCCGGACAAGAACTTCCCGGAGCGTCCCGCGATCACGCTCGGCACGATGAACGCCTCGACGTGGGACATGGCCGGGGTCTACGCCACGCTCGACAACCACGGCAAGAAGGTCACCCCGACCATCGTGAAGTCGGCCGAGCACCGCGACCGCACCATGGAGCCCGTCGACGGCGTGGGCGGCCAGGCGATCAGCCGCGCGTCCGCCGACACCGTGACGAAGGCGCTGACCGAGGTCGTCGACATCGGTTCGGGCCGGGAGGCCAACACCTCCGCCTACGACGCGGCCGGCAAGACAGGCACCTCCGAGGACAACAAGGCCGCCTGGTTCGCGGCCTACACCCCGGAGCTCACCACGGCCGTGGCGCTCTTCGGTGAGTCCACCGCCGACGGCGGCGGCCAGGTCAGCCTCACCGGCACGGCCAACTCCGGCCGGGCCAACGGTGGCGGGTTCCCCGCCAAGATCTGGGCCGACTACACCCTGGGCGCGCTCGGGGGCGGCTCCGACGCCACATTCGACCTGCAAGGAGTCGAGGAGGGCGAGACGCCGGTGACCGAGACCCCCTCGGCCACCCCGTCCGAGACCGAGGAACCGTCGGAGACGCCGTCCGAGGAGCCCGAGACGCCCAGCGAGACGCCGAGCGAGACCCCCAGCGAGGAGTCGCCCCCGGCCGAGACGCCGAGCGAGACCCCCTCCGGGTCGCCGAGCGGGTCACCCAGCACGACGAAGGACCCCGAGGACGGTGACCGGCCGCCGGGCGAGCGGCCCGGCGGCGAGGACCTGCTGGGGCAGTAG
- a CDS encoding class II fumarate hydratase has product MGEPAEDTQYRVEHDSMGEVRVPAHAKWRAQTQRAVENFPISGQRLERAHIEALARIKAAAAKVNAELKVLDPDIADAIQEAAAEVVAGRWDEHFPVDVFQTGSGTSSNMNTNEVVATLATERLGREVHPNDHVNASQSSNDVFPSSIHIAATAAVTADLIPALEHLAAALERKSAEFSEVVKSGRTHLMDATPVTLGQEFGGYAAQIRHGVERLHASLPRLAELPLGGTAVGTGINTPPGFSAAVIAEVARTTGLPLTEARDHFEAQGARDGLVEASGQLRTIGVSLTKISNDLRWMASGPRTGLAEINLPDLQPGSSIMPGKVNPVIPEAVLMVAAQVTGNDATVAAAGAAGNFELNVMLPVIAKNLLESVRLLANASRLLADRTVDGITANVERARQYAESSPSVVTPLNKYIGYEQAAKVAKKSLAEGTTIRETVLAGGYVERGDLTLEQLDEALDVLRMTRP; this is encoded by the coding sequence ATGGGCGAACCGGCCGAGGACACGCAGTACCGCGTCGAGCACGACTCGATGGGCGAGGTGAGGGTCCCCGCCCACGCGAAGTGGCGGGCACAGACACAGCGCGCGGTGGAGAACTTCCCCATCTCCGGGCAACGGCTGGAGAGGGCACACATCGAGGCCCTGGCCCGGATCAAGGCGGCGGCGGCCAAGGTCAACGCCGAGCTGAAGGTCCTGGATCCGGACATCGCGGACGCGATCCAGGAGGCCGCGGCGGAGGTGGTGGCGGGACGCTGGGACGAGCACTTCCCCGTCGACGTGTTCCAGACGGGTTCCGGCACGTCGTCCAACATGAACACCAACGAGGTCGTGGCCACGCTCGCCACGGAGCGGCTCGGGCGCGAGGTCCACCCCAACGACCATGTCAACGCCTCCCAGTCGTCGAACGACGTGTTCCCGTCGTCGATCCACATCGCCGCGACCGCCGCTGTCACCGCCGACCTGATCCCGGCGCTCGAACACCTGGCCGCGGCCCTGGAGCGGAAATCGGCCGAATTCTCGGAGGTCGTGAAGTCGGGCCGTACGCATCTGATGGACGCCACCCCGGTCACCCTGGGGCAGGAGTTCGGCGGCTACGCGGCACAGATCCGTCACGGCGTCGAGCGGCTGCACGCCTCGCTGCCCCGCCTCGCCGAACTCCCCCTGGGCGGCACGGCGGTGGGCACGGGGATCAACACCCCGCCCGGGTTCTCAGCCGCCGTGATCGCGGAGGTCGCCCGCACGACGGGGCTGCCGCTCACCGAGGCCCGCGACCACTTCGAGGCGCAGGGAGCCAGGGACGGGCTCGTCGAGGCGTCGGGCCAGCTCCGCACGATCGGCGTGTCGCTCACCAAGATCTCCAACGACCTCCGCTGGATGGCCTCCGGGCCCCGCACCGGCCTGGCCGAGATCAACCTGCCCGACCTGCAGCCGGGCTCGTCGATCATGCCGGGGAAGGTCAACCCGGTCATCCCCGAGGCCGTGCTGATGGTCGCGGCCCAGGTGACGGGCAACGACGCCACGGTCGCCGCGGCGGGGGCGGCCGGCAACTTCGAGCTCAACGTCATGCTTCCGGTCATCGCGAAGAACCTGCTGGAGTCCGTACGGCTCCTCGCCAACGCCTCCCGGCTGCTCGCCGACCGCACGGTCGACGGCATCACCGCGAACGTGGAGCGGGCCCGGCAGTACGCGGAGTCCTCCCCCTCGGTCGTGACCCCGCTGAACAAGTACATCGGCTACGAGCAGGCGGCGAAGGTCGCCAAGAAGTCCCTGGCCGAGGGCACGACGATCCGCGAGACCGTACTGGCCGGAGGCTACGTCGAGCGCGGTGACCTGACGCTGGAACAGCTCGACGAGGCCCTGGACGTGCTGCGTATGACCCGGCCCTGA
- a CDS encoding ABC transporter ATP-binding protein: MTPAGSLLAAHDLHKIYGSTPALDGASFSVHPGEVVAVMGPSGSGKSTLLHCLAGIVTPDSGTITYGGRELSAMSDAERSALRRSDFGFVFQFGQLVPELTCLENVALPLRLNGAKRKEAERTSREWLERLEVEDLAAQRPGQVSGGQGQRVAVARALVASPKVIFADEPTGALDSLNGERVMELLTESARLANTAVVLVTHEARVAAYSDRDIVVRDGRCRDLEYAV, from the coding sequence GTGACCCCCGCCGGCTCCCTGCTCGCCGCCCACGACCTCCACAAGATCTACGGCTCGACCCCCGCACTCGACGGCGCCTCCTTCTCCGTCCACCCCGGCGAGGTCGTCGCCGTCATGGGCCCCTCCGGCTCCGGCAAGTCGACGCTGCTGCACTGCCTCGCCGGGATCGTCACCCCCGACTCGGGGACCATCACCTACGGCGGCCGAGAGCTGTCCGCGATGTCCGACGCCGAGCGCAGCGCCCTGCGCCGCAGCGACTTCGGTTTCGTCTTCCAGTTCGGTCAGCTCGTCCCCGAGCTCACCTGCCTGGAGAACGTCGCCCTGCCGCTCCGCCTCAACGGCGCCAAGCGCAAGGAGGCCGAACGCACCTCCCGGGAGTGGCTGGAGCGCCTGGAGGTCGAAGACCTCGCCGCACAGCGCCCCGGCCAGGTGTCCGGCGGTCAGGGCCAGCGCGTCGCCGTGGCCCGCGCCCTGGTCGCCTCCCCCAAGGTGATCTTCGCCGACGAGCCGACGGGGGCGCTGGACTCCCTCAACGGCGAGCGGGTGATGGAGCTGCTCACCGAATCCGCGCGGCTGGCGAACACGGCCGTCGTGCTCGTCACGCACGAGGCGCGGGTCGCCGCCTACTCGGACCGCGACATCGTCGTACGCGACGGCCGGTGCCGCGATCTGGAGTACGCCGTATGA
- a CDS encoding SPFH domain-containing protein, whose product MSAPHDLPGTTDPGADLTPDAPEMPAPQVRETTAHSIPGGLGLLLTVFGVFLGVALAIIGGVLGSNGHNGAGIPLFILGLLLTIASFFCMSGVKMVAPGEARVIQLFGRYVGTIRADGLRWINPLTSSRKISTRVRNHETAVLKVNDAYGNPIELAAIVVWKVEDTAQALFEVDDFLEFVATQTEAAVRHIAIEYPYDAHEEGGLSLRGNAEEITEKLAVELTARVQAAGVRIIESRFSHLAYAPEIASAMLQRQQAGAVVAARQQIVEGAVGMVEMALTRIAEQDIVELDSERKAAMVSNLMVVLCGDRAAQPVLNTGTLYQ is encoded by the coding sequence ATGTCCGCACCACACGACCTGCCCGGCACCACCGACCCCGGCGCCGACCTGACACCCGACGCCCCTGAGATGCCCGCGCCCCAGGTCAGGGAGACGACCGCCCACTCCATCCCCGGCGGCCTCGGCCTGCTCCTGACCGTCTTCGGGGTGTTCCTGGGCGTGGCCCTGGCCATCATCGGAGGTGTCCTCGGCTCGAACGGCCACAACGGCGCCGGCATCCCTCTGTTCATCCTCGGGCTGCTGCTGACCATCGCCTCCTTTTTCTGCATGAGCGGTGTGAAGATGGTCGCTCCGGGCGAGGCCCGGGTCATCCAGCTCTTCGGCCGCTACGTCGGCACGATCCGCGCGGACGGCCTGCGGTGGATCAACCCGCTGACGTCGAGCCGCAAGATCTCCACCCGGGTCCGCAACCACGAGACGGCCGTCCTGAAGGTCAACGACGCCTACGGCAACCCGATCGAACTCGCGGCGATCGTCGTCTGGAAGGTCGAGGACACCGCGCAGGCGCTCTTCGAGGTCGACGACTTCCTGGAGTTCGTCGCCACCCAGACCGAGGCGGCGGTCCGGCACATCGCGATCGAGTACCCGTACGACGCCCACGAGGAGGGCGGACTCTCCCTGCGGGGCAACGCCGAGGAGATCACCGAGAAGCTCGCGGTCGAGCTCACGGCCCGGGTGCAGGCGGCGGGCGTACGCATCATCGAGTCCCGTTTCAGCCACCTCGCGTACGCCCCCGAGATCGCCTCGGCGATGCTCCAGCGGCAGCAGGCCGGCGCGGTCGTCGCGGCGCGCCAGCAGATCGTCGAGGGCGCGGTGGGCATGGTCGAGATGGCCCTCACCCGGATCGCCGAGCAGGACATCGTCGAGCTGGACTCGGAGCGGAAGGCCGCGATGGTCAGCAACCTGATGGTGGTCCTCTGCGGTGACCGCGCGGCGCAGCCGGTCCTGAACACGGGCACGCTCTACCAGTGA
- a CDS encoding PadR family transcriptional regulator, with protein MSIGHTLLGLLESGPRHGYDLKRAFDEKFGHDRPLHYGQVYATMSRLLKNGLVEVDGVETDGGPERKRYAITDAGITDVSSWLAQPEKPEPYLQSTLYTKVVLALLTGRDAADILDAQRSEHLRLMRILTDRKRQGDLADQLICDHALFHLEADLRWLELTAARLGKLAEVVAP; from the coding sequence ATGTCAATCGGTCACACTCTCCTCGGGCTCCTGGAGTCCGGCCCCCGGCACGGCTACGACCTCAAGCGCGCCTTCGACGAGAAGTTCGGGCACGATCGCCCCCTGCACTACGGCCAGGTCTACGCGACCATGTCCCGCCTGCTCAAGAACGGGCTCGTCGAGGTCGACGGCGTCGAGACGGACGGCGGGCCCGAGCGCAAGCGGTACGCCATCACCGACGCGGGCATCACCGACGTCAGCTCCTGGCTCGCGCAGCCCGAGAAGCCCGAGCCGTACCTCCAGTCGACCCTGTACACGAAGGTCGTCCTCGCGCTGCTCACCGGCCGCGACGCCGCCGACATCCTGGACGCCCAGCGCTCCGAGCACCTGCGCCTGATGCGCATCCTCACCGACCGCAAGCGCCAGGGCGACCTCGCCGACCAGCTGATCTGCGACCACGCCCTGTTCCACCTCGAAGCCGATCTGCGCTGGCTGGAACTGACCGCCGCCCGGCTCGGCAAGCTCGCCGAGGTGGTCGCCCCGTGA
- a CDS encoding ATP-binding SpoIIE family protein phosphatase translates to MTEHPTSHEGRQPLAARPQERARPRQEEAPPGAAATAATTAIPGPSPVPHPVKGPVANAVPSPSPGTDAAAPVADTQTVSRREGDRLRFVGAATRRIARGIDLDEIVLGLCRASVPTFSDAILVYLRDPLPVGDERPVSPFVLRLRRTDRLRLADEESESGQEGERLRLSVTDPQAGLLPAADLCEIRAGGALAEVLRGVRPVFGDSAAARVALPELLGAGRTVPTGHRAILAPLRGRRRVIGAAVFLRGTDRPPFEANDLLVAAQLATHTALGIDKAVLYGREAYIADELQRTMLPDSLPQPTGVRLASRYLPAAETARVGGDWYDAIPLPGSRVALVVGDVMGHSMTSAAIMGQLRTTAQTLAGLDLPPQEVLHHLDEQAQRLGSDRMATCLYAVYDPVAHRITIANAGHPPPVLLHLGGRAEVLRVPPGAPIGVGGVDFEAVELDAPAGATLLLYTDGLVESRMRDVWTGIEILRERLAATAQLTGPDHSPPLEALCDDVLDMLGPGDRDDDIALLAARFDGIAPSDVAYWFLEPEDAAPGRARRLARRALGRWGLDDLSDEVELLVSEVVTNAVRYAERPVTLRLLRTDILRCEVGDDSPQLPRQRRARETDEGGRGLFLVNRLARRWGATRLSTGKVVWFEMATP, encoded by the coding sequence GTGACGGAGCACCCCACCTCCCACGAAGGCCGGCAGCCCCTCGCCGCACGGCCGCAGGAACGCGCCCGGCCCCGGCAGGAGGAGGCCCCGCCGGGCGCCGCCGCGACCGCCGCGACCACTGCGATCCCCGGCCCCTCCCCGGTGCCGCACCCGGTGAAAGGACCGGTGGCGAACGCCGTACCGAGTCCCTCGCCGGGCACGGACGCGGCCGCACCCGTCGCCGACACCCAGACGGTCTCCCGGCGCGAGGGGGACCGGCTGCGGTTCGTCGGCGCGGCGACCCGCCGCATCGCGCGGGGCATAGACCTGGACGAGATCGTGCTGGGCCTGTGCAGGGCGAGCGTGCCCACGTTCTCCGACGCCATACTCGTCTATCTCCGCGACCCGCTCCCGGTGGGCGACGAGCGGCCCGTCAGCCCCTTCGTGCTGCGGCTGCGGCGTACCGACAGGCTGCGGCTGGCCGACGAGGAGAGCGAGAGCGGGCAGGAGGGCGAGCGGCTGCGGCTGTCCGTCACCGATCCGCAGGCCGGGCTGCTGCCCGCCGCCGATCTGTGCGAGATCCGGGCGGGCGGCGCGCTCGCCGAGGTGCTGCGCGGGGTGCGGCCGGTCTTCGGGGACTCCGCCGCGGCCCGCGTCGCCCTGCCCGAGCTGCTGGGGGCCGGGCGGACCGTGCCGACGGGCCACCGCGCGATCCTGGCTCCGCTGCGGGGCCGGCGCCGGGTGATCGGTGCCGCCGTCTTCCTGCGCGGCACGGACCGTCCGCCGTTCGAGGCGAACGACCTCCTGGTCGCGGCCCAACTGGCGACGCACACCGCGCTCGGCATCGACAAGGCCGTGCTGTACGGCCGCGAGGCGTACATCGCCGACGAGCTCCAGCGCACGATGCTGCCCGACTCGCTGCCGCAGCCCACGGGCGTTCGCCTGGCCTCTCGCTACCTCCCGGCCGCCGAGACGGCCCGGGTCGGCGGCGACTGGTACGACGCGATCCCGCTGCCGGGCAGCAGGGTCGCCCTGGTCGTCGGTGACGTGATGGGCCACTCCATGACGTCCGCGGCGATCATGGGCCAGCTCCGCACCACCGCGCAGACCCTGGCCGGCCTCGACCTGCCTCCGCAGGAGGTCCTGCACCACCTGGACGAGCAGGCGCAGCGGCTCGGCAGCGACCGCATGGCGACCTGCCTCTACGCGGTGTACGACCCGGTCGCGCACCGCATCACCATCGCCAACGCCGGGCATCCCCCGCCGGTGCTGCTCCACCTGGGCGGCCGGGCGGAGGTGCTGCGGGTGCCGCCGGGCGCGCCGATCGGTGTCGGCGGGGTCGACTTCGAGGCCGTCGAGCTGGACGCCCCGGCAGGCGCCACGCTGCTGCTGTACACGGACGGGCTGGTGGAGTCCCGGATGCGGGACGTCTGGACGGGCATCGAGATCCTGCGGGAGCGGCTCGCCGCCACCGCCCAGCTGACGGGCCCGGACCACTCGCCGCCGCTGGAAGCGCTCTGCGACGACGTGCTGGACATGCTCGGCCCGGGTGACCGGGACGACGACATCGCCCTGCTGGCGGCGCGGTTCGACGGGATCGCGCCGAGCGATGTCGCGTACTGGTTCCTGGAGCCGGAGGACGCGGCGCCCGGCCGGGCCCGCAGGCTGGCCCGCAGGGCGCTCGGCCGGTGGGGTCTGGACGACCTGTCGGACGAGGTGGAGCTGCTGGTCAGCGAGGTGGTGACCAATGCCGTGCGCTACGCGGAGCGGCCGGTGACGCTGCGCCTGCTGCGTACGGACATCCTGCGCTGCGAGGTCGGCGACGACTCCCCGCAGCTGCCCCGGCAGCGGCGTGCCCGGGAGACGGACGAGGGCGGACGCGGGCTGTTCCTCGTCAACCGGCTGGCCAGGCGGTGGGGGGCGACCCGGCTGTCGACGGGCAAGGTGGTCTGGTTCGAGATGGCCACCCCCTAG